Genomic DNA from Actinomycetes bacterium:
GGCTACCGCCCGGTGACCCGACCGCACGGAAAGCAGATCCGCGAGGCGGCCCGGCTCGTCACCGAAGCGCGACGGCCGGTGCTCTACGTCGGCGGCGGGGTCCTCAAGGCACGAGCGTGGGCCGAGCTGCTCACGCTCGCCGAGCTGACCGGCATCCCGGTCGTCACGACGCTGATGGCCCGCGGCGCCTTCCCGGACAGCCACCGCCAGCACCTCGGCATGCCGGGCATGCACGGCACCGTCGCCGCGGTCACCGCGCTGCAGAAGTCCGACCTCATCGTGTCGCTCGGTGCACGCTTCGACGACCGGGTGACCGGCAAGCTGTCCAGCTTCGCGCCGGACGCCAAGGTCGTGCACGCCGACATCGACCCGGCCGAGATCTCCAAGAACCGCACCGCCGACGTGCCGATCGTGGGGGACTGCCGAGAGGTGATCGCCGAGCTGAACACCGCCGTGCAGGCCGAGCACGCCGCCGGCCACCGCGGCGACTACGAGGGCTGGTGGGCCCAGCTCGACCGGTGGCGCGCGACCTACCCGCTCGGCTACGAGAGACCGGACGACGGATCGCTGGCGCCGCAGTACGTCATCGAGCGGCTCGGCCGGATCGCCGGTCCGGACGCGCTGTACGTCGCCGGCGTCGGCCAGCACCAGATGTGGGCCGCGCAGTTCGTGCAGTACGAGAAGCCGGGCACCTGGCTCAACTCCGGCGGCCTCGGCACGATGGGCTATGCCGTGCCCGCCGCGATGGGCGC
This window encodes:
- a CDS encoding acetolactate synthase large subunit produces the protein MPEQLDQRMSGAQSLVRSLEAAGVDTVFGIPGGAILPLYDPLMDSTAIRHVLVRHEQGAGHAAEGYAQATGRVGVCMATSGPGATNLVTPIADAYMDSVPMVAVTGQVPSAAIGTDAFQEADIRGITMPITKHNYLVTDPAEIPRTIAEAFHIAGTGRPGPVLVDVAKDALQAMTTFSWPGSVDLPGYRPVTRPHGKQIREAARLVTEARRPVLYVGGGVLKARAWAELLTLAELTGIPVVTTLMARGAFPDSHRQHLGMPGMHGTVAAVTALQKSDLIVSLGARFDDRVTGKLSSFAPDAKVVHADIDPAEISKNRTADVPIVGDCREVIAELNTAVQAEHAAGHRGDYEGWWAQLDRWRATYPLGYERPDDGSLAPQYVIERLGRIAGPDALYVAGVGQHQMWAAQFVQYEKPGTWLNSGGLGTMGYAVPAAMGAKAGRPEATVWAIDGDGCFQMTNQELATCAINDIPIKVAIINNGSLGMVRQWQTL